Within the Staphylococcus warneri genome, the region TGAACCGTCATCTAATCGATAATCTAACTGAGAACGCGTCCAGTCAAACACAGGCATAAAGTTATAACAAACAGTTTTAATACCCGCTTCACCTAAATTACGTAATGTTTGGCAATAGTTTTCAATGTATTGATCCCTTGTTGGTTTACCTAATTTAATATCTTCATGTACAGGTACACTTTCGATTACTGATATTTCCATACCTGCATCTTCAACTTCTTGTTTTAATGCTTTAATTTTATCTAATGGCCAAACTTCACCCACTGGCACATCATAAATCGCAGTAACAATCCCTTTCATCCCTGGGATTTGTTTAATATATTCTAAGCTAATGGGATCATCTTTCCCATACCATCTAAATGACATTTTCATCGTTTAGTCCTCCTTAATGAGCTTGAAATAGTGATATGCATTGTTGTAGCAAATGTTCTCAATCATTTTTTGTAATAAGCGGTCATCGTTCGGAATTTCACCTTTTTCTACTAAATCACCTATAAATGTAGATAAAATGCGTCTAAAGTAATCATGTCTTGAATATGAAATGAAACTTCTTGAATCTGTTAGCATACCTACAAAATGCATAAGTAAACCTTGATCTGCCAATGATGACATTTGTCTTAACATGCCACGTTTCGTATCGTTAAACCACCAACCAGCACCGTGTTGGACTTTACTTTGAATACCTGGTTCAGTTTGGAAATTGGCAATTGTAGATCCAACAATATCGTTATAGATTGGATTTAAATTATATAAAATCGTTTTCGGTAAATGATTTTCTTTTTCCATCATATCTAATGTAGCATTTAAGTGATAAGCAAGATTATTTTGATCTCGAATAGAATCAAATCCAGCATCTCTACCTACTTGTTCAAACATTTTAGTATTATTGTTACGAATCGCACCGAAATGAATTTGCATTACCCAACCACGCTCATAATAAGCTTTACTTAACGCGTTCAACATAAATGTCTGGAATTGGAATTGTTCATGTGTAGATATGTCTTCTTTATTGAGCGCCTTATTATATATTGTTTCAATTTCTTGAGTTGTATAGTTTTCAAAATGGATTTCCTCTAAACCATGGTCAGCTAAACGGCCACCCTTGTCATGGAAATATTGAATACGTTGATTAAGTGCTTCTACAAATTGCGTTGCATTTTCAATGTTGTGCGTTGTTCGTTCTAACTTTTGTACGAATTCAAGAAAAGCAGGTTCGCCTACTTTAAAAACATCGTCAGGTCGGAATGCTGGTAAAACCACCGTTTTGAAATCATCTTGTGCTTTAATCGCATCATGATAAGCTAAATCATCTGTTGGATTGTCAGTAGTACAAATCAAATTGACATTTGAATTACTAATAAGAGATTGAGTTGTAACCTGATGTTCTTTCAAATAATCATTCGCACGATGATATATTTCTTCTGCGTTATCACTAGTAAGTAAATCATCAATATTGAAATACATTTTTAATTCTAATTGTGACCAATGATATAAAGGATTCCCAATAGAATTTTCTAATGCTTCAGCCCATTTTTTGAATTTTTCAAGTGGCTCTGCATCACCAGTAATGTATTTTTCTTCTATACCTTGCGCTCGCATGGCACGCCACTTGTAATGGTCACCACTCAACCATAGTTCAGCGATATTATCGCATTTAACATTATCACTAATTTGTTTAGGATCTAGATGACAGTGATAATCGTAAATTGGCATATCTTTCGCAAAATCGTGATATAAATGTTTAGCTATTTCATTTTCCAACATAAAGTTTTCATTGATAAAAGCCATGTTATCTCCACTCCTCTATAGTTCTTCTCTTAGTGCAAGTTCTTTAACAATTTGTTTGTGTCGTTTGTCTGTTAATGGATACCAAATGAAGAAGACAATCAGTGCGATTAAGCTTGCTACTGCT harbors:
- the uxaC gene encoding glucuronate isomerase, producing MAFINENFMLENEIAKHLYHDFAKDMPIYDYHCHLDPKQISDNVKCDNIAELWLSGDHYKWRAMRAQGIEEKYITGDAEPLEKFKKWAEALENSIGNPLYHWSQLELKMYFNIDDLLTSDNAEEIYHRANDYLKEHQVTTQSLISNSNVNLICTTDNPTDDLAYHDAIKAQDDFKTVVLPAFRPDDVFKVGEPAFLEFVQKLERTTHNIENATQFVEALNQRIQYFHDKGGRLADHGLEEIHFENYTTQEIETIYNKALNKEDISTHEQFQFQTFMLNALSKAYYERGWVMQIHFGAIRNNNTKMFEQVGRDAGFDSIRDQNNLAYHLNATLDMMEKENHLPKTILYNLNPIYNDIVGSTIANFQTEPGIQSKVQHGAGWWFNDTKRGMLRQMSSLADQGLLMHFVGMLTDSRSFISYSRHDYFRRILSTFIGDLVEKGEIPNDDRLLQKMIENICYNNAYHYFKLIKED